In one window of Posidoniimonas corsicana DNA:
- a CDS encoding LamG-like jellyroll fold domain-containing protein, giving the protein MKSPLVLAAALYFGAASVAEAVLVTEFLFDGTDPTVATDTSGNGFHGTIGGGATRVPGVLTGSTAMGFDGDDDVVSLAPSDFAAGTGPFGSTNQEISISAWVQFGITNPEQSTWWYGTNAGGGRQSQVHLPWENGSALWRSPNGQIGVGIAAEVTASQTSGQWHHFVFTKGAAGNQIWINNVLRSSGGDTGTFDIVNATLGNNIVNANPLGWDGAVDLFRVYDHVLDPSEIDTLFAEAFPFELTDFNEDGFVNTADYDIMAANFLTEATNSTDGDANLDGFVDLEDFVLWRADFEDPSIPSSAPASANAAPEPSTLLLLAAGLLPTMRRAPRRLT; this is encoded by the coding sequence ATGAAGTCCCCACTTGTACTTGCCGCGGCACTCTACTTCGGCGCCGCTAGCGTTGCAGAAGCTGTGCTGGTGACAGAATTCCTGTTCGATGGCACGGACCCCACGGTCGCGACCGACACGAGCGGCAACGGCTTCCACGGAACGATCGGCGGCGGCGCCACGCGCGTCCCGGGCGTCCTCACGGGTTCAACCGCAATGGGTTTCGACGGCGACGATGATGTCGTATCGCTGGCGCCCTCTGATTTCGCCGCCGGCACGGGCCCCTTTGGGAGCACGAACCAAGAGATCTCGATCTCGGCGTGGGTGCAGTTCGGCATCACCAACCCAGAACAGTCCACCTGGTGGTACGGAACCAACGCTGGGGGCGGGCGGCAGTCGCAGGTCCACCTTCCTTGGGAGAATGGGTCCGCCCTCTGGCGGTCGCCGAACGGACAGATCGGCGTCGGGATCGCCGCGGAGGTCACGGCGAGCCAGACTTCGGGGCAGTGGCATCACTTCGTCTTCACGAAGGGCGCGGCCGGGAATCAGATCTGGATCAACAACGTGCTGCGGAGTTCCGGCGGCGACACTGGGACGTTCGATATTGTCAACGCCACACTGGGCAACAACATCGTCAACGCCAACCCCCTTGGCTGGGATGGGGCGGTGGACCTGTTCCGGGTCTATGACCACGTGCTCGACCCCAGCGAGATCGACACCCTCTTCGCCGAGGCGTTCCCGTTCGAGCTGACCGACTTCAATGAAGACGGCTTTGTCAACACCGCCGACTACGACATTATGGCCGCCAACTTCCTCACCGAAGCGACCAACTCTACCGACGGCGACGCCAACCTAGACGGCTTTGTTGACCTGGAAGACTTTGTGCTTTGGCGCGCCGACTTCGAAGACCCCAGCATTCCGTCATCGGCGCCCGCATCCGCGAACGCGGCGCCAGAGCCGTCAACGCTGCTCCTGCTTGCCGCGGGTCTGCTCCCCACCATGCGTCGCGCGCCGCGCCGGTTGACCTAA
- a CDS encoding prepilin-type N-terminal cleavage/methylation domain-containing protein produces the protein MNLASSDRRNVARKSDLQGSGFTLVESQVVIVIIGILSAPTGLLSKVYRL, from the coding sequence GTGAATCTCGCGTCCAGTGACCGGAGGAACGTCGCACGAAAGTCAGACCTGCAAGGATCGGGCTTTACGCTTGTTGAGTCGCAGGTGGTGATTGTGATTATCGGCATCCTGAGCGCCCCGACAGGCTTGCTCAGCAAGGTTTACCGGCTCTGA
- a CDS encoding DUF1559 domain-containing protein, with protein sequence MATGRRKAGLRAAGFTLVELLVVIAIIGILIALLLPAVQAAREAARKTHCTNNLKQAALSALNYETSFRELPKGGGSAPRGGWGHSFWVLLLPYSEEYAIYSAFDRVGVNSIHTGWIAGTGNANTNMDNFALLGGVTVPMLLCPSSDLPKFPAVGEYLFEGTNTNPPSAAMMATYTGIAGAVDHESALGTTSIYSFGGCLLNTNPVQLRSVTDGTSKTMLLAEQSDWLIKKSGGRVATEEIVDARSDGNHGFTMGGMDNGRMFNITTVRYRVNDKSANNPGIQGNLGPNRPIQSVHAGGAFAAFVDGSVRFVNEQTELQLLFNMCNRDDGNVALESAGAPLAL encoded by the coding sequence ATGGCAACAGGTAGACGGAAAGCGGGGCTGCGCGCTGCGGGCTTCACGCTGGTCGAGCTGCTGGTGGTGATTGCGATCATCGGCATCCTGATTGCCCTATTGCTGCCTGCTGTGCAGGCGGCGCGGGAGGCCGCGAGGAAGACTCATTGCACCAACAACCTTAAGCAAGCGGCATTGTCGGCGCTCAACTACGAGACCTCATTCCGAGAACTTCCGAAAGGTGGTGGGTCGGCGCCACGCGGGGGGTGGGGGCACTCTTTCTGGGTGCTGCTACTCCCCTACTCAGAGGAGTACGCAATCTACTCGGCTTTTGACAGGGTTGGGGTCAATAGCATCCACACCGGATGGATCGCAGGGACCGGGAACGCGAACACCAACATGGACAACTTCGCACTGCTGGGCGGAGTCACCGTTCCAATGCTCCTCTGCCCCTCGTCGGACCTGCCCAAGTTTCCCGCTGTGGGCGAGTATCTTTTTGAAGGCACCAATACCAATCCGCCTTCGGCCGCCATGATGGCGACCTACACCGGGATTGCCGGTGCTGTCGACCACGAGTCGGCTTTGGGCACGACTTCGATTTACTCTTTTGGTGGCTGCCTCCTGAATACGAACCCGGTTCAGCTGCGTTCGGTTACGGACGGAACCTCCAAGACGATGCTGCTAGCGGAGCAGTCGGACTGGTTGATCAAGAAGAGTGGCGGTCGCGTTGCGACCGAAGAGATCGTTGACGCCCGCAGCGACGGGAATCACGGGTTTACGATGGGGGGCATGGACAATGGCAGGATGTTCAACATCACCACCGTTCGCTACCGCGTGAACGACAAGTCCGCAAACAACCCAGGCATCCAGGGCAACCTTGGCCCCAACCGCCCCATTCAGTCGGTGCACGCTGGCGGCGCGTTCGCGGCGTTCGTTGACGGATCGGTGCGTTTCGTCAACGAGCAAACGGAACTGCAGCTGCTCTTCAATATGTGCAACCGTGATGACGGCAACGTTGCCCTCGAGAGCGCCGGGGCCCCATTGGCGCTCTAG
- a CDS encoding autotransporter-associated beta strand repeat-containing protein — MLITLVASCSQASAQLVANSLAELRSYGTSVDNTTVVLSGADGDPHPETGVVTPGHYWINGDHIANPTSSMPIFMELGGSGNTYDLSGATINLDTRKLDGFGRSLGHDSGVDVVRITGSGNTVRGLTLIGQDIALDTDPDAQRFADWATQYVELSGANNTVDGAHVVSRGSRTDAYGLGDAFGKGASQGVSPYILHRKASAFRVGEATNAVINDMHLEAYAFGHGFFVQNSTNTTLTNSTVTGELFSSQGVVEHPLYQQHGHTWWGEPIPDDIMISGAEGGVRVYGGASGLTVDNVVVTNMRTGFATVHDGGAVNISNSYAYGTQSGFDVGDNTTITNSGGDIANGPLLVFYGSGGNNSIELELVGGDPVGVDWSPAFVNGVADVSITSSLPAGALPEQSVIRLGQSYYQNWRNFDYTTDGPESGDPTPYTNSTFHNNTHQILVLGENAVNNTGSSVGMVITNGKENYYDGVSLVPAGKRTLVSHAAGLGNNGAAAEGTLDSNASVVQLGGTLELQPGVKILNEKLTISGDGVDGQGALYSDGRADSGTRFGSSSRVDESVIVLDGNASIGVGVAGNQLLVGTIQGTGNLTKRGPGKLSIERPSTLAGNLTIAEGQVTARSGVVRNGLTVAAGASIDSIGADAINTGSAVLLYGRMDVNARSDANQLSARVGQLFGSGVIEATNPTADNAGTLTVETSSGQGYFIGEIQGGLSLVKSGAGEQVLAGVNTYTGSTTISNGLLRVDGTHTGGAHYAVLSGGVLGGVGEIGSDVVVQAGGTLAPGSSAGELRTRDVEFHRGAVLAIEVSGATAGTDYDLLAADEILLGGQLAVTLIGDGFTPAFDDVFTVVSAASLSGAFDNVADGSRLNTTDGEGSFIVSYSSELGVVTLNGFLFAGLAGDFNADGVVDAADYSVWRDNLGALDEDSLSGNGSNSGGVDAADYELWRSNFGAMALDAAHPAYVPEPTFSGVLAVVCWFLAHRRRQLRHPAAARCRR, encoded by the coding sequence TTGCTGATCACCCTCGTTGCGTCCTGCTCCCAGGCGTCGGCGCAGCTAGTTGCAAACAGTCTTGCGGAGCTTCGGTCCTACGGAACTTCGGTCGACAACACGACTGTTGTGCTTAGCGGCGCCGATGGCGACCCCCACCCAGAAACCGGCGTCGTGACGCCGGGCCACTACTGGATCAATGGCGATCACATTGCCAACCCTACCAGCTCCATGCCGATTTTCATGGAGCTGGGCGGCTCGGGCAATACGTATGACCTGTCCGGCGCTACGATCAACCTAGACACCCGTAAGCTCGACGGCTTTGGGCGGAGCCTTGGGCACGACAGCGGCGTCGACGTCGTCCGGATCACCGGCTCGGGGAATACGGTGCGGGGCCTGACACTGATCGGGCAGGATATCGCCCTGGACACCGACCCGGACGCCCAACGCTTTGCCGACTGGGCGACGCAGTACGTTGAGCTGTCCGGCGCCAACAACACGGTTGACGGCGCGCATGTGGTCTCGCGAGGCTCTCGCACCGACGCCTATGGTCTCGGGGACGCGTTCGGTAAAGGCGCCTCCCAGGGCGTCAGCCCGTACATCCTTCACCGCAAGGCGTCGGCGTTCCGGGTGGGGGAAGCGACCAATGCGGTCATCAACGACATGCACCTCGAGGCGTACGCGTTCGGGCACGGGTTCTTCGTGCAGAACTCGACCAACACAACCCTTACCAATAGCACGGTCACCGGCGAGTTGTTCTCATCACAGGGCGTTGTCGAACATCCGCTCTACCAGCAGCATGGCCACACCTGGTGGGGAGAGCCGATCCCGGACGACATCATGATCTCCGGCGCTGAGGGCGGGGTGCGAGTGTACGGCGGCGCATCGGGCTTGACCGTCGACAACGTAGTGGTGACGAACATGCGTACAGGGTTTGCCACTGTCCACGACGGAGGCGCCGTTAACATCAGCAACTCCTACGCGTATGGAACCCAGTCCGGGTTTGACGTCGGCGACAACACTACCATCACCAACAGCGGAGGAGACATCGCCAATGGGCCGCTGCTTGTCTTCTACGGCAGCGGGGGGAACAACTCGATCGAGCTTGAGCTGGTGGGGGGCGATCCGGTCGGCGTGGACTGGTCGCCCGCCTTTGTTAACGGCGTCGCCGATGTCTCGATCACCAGCAGCTTGCCGGCGGGCGCGCTTCCGGAGCAGTCGGTCATCCGCCTTGGCCAGAGCTACTACCAGAACTGGCGGAACTTCGACTACACAACCGACGGTCCAGAAAGCGGCGATCCAACTCCCTACACGAACTCGACGTTCCACAACAATACCCACCAGATCCTGGTGCTGGGGGAAAACGCGGTCAACAACACCGGCAGTTCCGTGGGGATGGTGATCACCAACGGAAAGGAGAACTACTATGATGGCGTCTCGCTGGTACCCGCCGGCAAACGCACGCTGGTGTCGCACGCCGCTGGGCTGGGCAACAACGGCGCCGCGGCCGAAGGCACGCTCGACAGCAACGCGTCGGTAGTGCAACTTGGTGGCACGCTGGAGCTGCAGCCGGGCGTCAAGATCCTGAACGAGAAGCTGACCATCAGCGGTGACGGGGTTGATGGCCAGGGAGCGTTGTACTCTGACGGACGCGCCGACAGCGGCACCCGCTTCGGAAGCTCCAGTCGAGTCGACGAAAGCGTTATCGTCCTAGACGGAAATGCGTCGATCGGCGTAGGCGTGGCGGGCAACCAGCTGCTGGTCGGCACTATCCAGGGCACGGGAAATCTCACCAAACGTGGTCCCGGCAAGCTCAGCATCGAGCGGCCCAGCACGCTTGCCGGGAACCTGACCATCGCCGAGGGACAGGTCACCGCTCGATCGGGCGTGGTGAGGAATGGTCTGACGGTAGCCGCTGGCGCGTCGATCGACTCGATCGGAGCCGATGCGATCAATACAGGCAGCGCTGTGCTTCTATACGGCCGTATGGACGTCAACGCACGGTCGGACGCCAACCAACTCTCCGCTCGGGTGGGGCAGCTGTTCGGCTCCGGCGTGATCGAGGCCACCAACCCAACCGCGGATAATGCTGGCACGCTGACAGTCGAAACGTCTTCGGGGCAAGGATACTTCATCGGCGAGATCCAGGGCGGACTTAGCCTGGTAAAATCCGGCGCGGGAGAGCAGGTGCTGGCGGGCGTCAACACCTACACCGGCAGCACCACCATCAGCAACGGGCTGCTGCGGGTAGACGGAACGCACACGGGCGGAGCCCACTACGCGGTGCTGAGCGGAGGCGTACTCGGCGGCGTCGGTGAAATCGGATCGGATGTTGTGGTACAGGCAGGTGGAACGCTGGCGCCCGGCTCCAGCGCCGGGGAACTAAGAACCCGGGATGTCGAGTTCCATCGCGGCGCCGTTCTCGCCATTGAGGTGAGCGGCGCCACCGCGGGCACAGACTACGACCTACTCGCAGCCGACGAGATTCTGCTCGGCGGTCAGCTTGCGGTTACCTTGATCGGCGACGGCTTCACACCCGCATTCGACGATGTCTTCACCGTGGTCTCAGCTGCTTCGCTGTCTGGTGCATTCGACAACGTTGCTGACGGCAGTCGACTCAACACAACGGACGGCGAAGGCTCCTTCATAGTTAGCTACAGCAGTGAACTGGGCGTGGTCACGCTAAACGGTTTCCTGTTTGCTGGCCTGGCAGGCGACTTTAATGCCGACGGCGTAGTAGACGCCGCCGACTACTCTGTCTGGCGGGACAACCTTGGCGCCCTCGATGAAGACTCACTTAGTGGGAACGGCAGCAATTCCGGTGGCGTGGACGCCGCTGACTATGAGCTGTGGCGTAGCAACTTTGGTGCGATGGCTCTCGACGCTGCCCATCCGGCCTACGTCCCGGAGCCAACGTTCTCTGGTGTCCTTGCCGTGGTGTGCTGGTTTCTAGCCCACAGGCGCCGTCAGCTCCGACACCCAGCCGCAGCACGATGTCGCCGTTAG
- the fucP gene encoding L-fucose:H+ symporter permease, producing the protein MSDQADSTHPNSTVIPPHYFLPFVLVTTLFALWGFANDITNPMVAAFKNILLISNYESSLVQSAFYGGYCVMAIPAALFIRRMGYKAGVLMGLALYATGCLLFVPAGQAMAFSAFLTAYFIMTSGLAFLETTANPYILAMGPEHNAPRRLNFAQAFNPVGSIIGMITARNLILARLDPADEEARRALAESEPAAFEAIQRSDLAVIVGPYVTLGLVVLGVLVVFALAKLPQGETYEKGDSRLLPTLGRLFSNPRYLGGVVAQAFYVGAQIMCWTFIIQYGVNELGMKAEVAQTYNIAAMIIFVTSRFICTYLLKFVNPGTLLGVLAVGGGMLVSGAILLPGQAGLLCLVGVSACMSLMFPTIYGIALRGLGDDAKLASAGLICAIGGGCVMPPLQGKIMDGSAVNLGSLTLSATRASFVLPLICFVVVAVYGFATSKRQAA; encoded by the coding sequence ATGTCCGACCAGGCAGATAGTACACATCCCAATTCGACGGTAATCCCGCCGCACTACTTTCTCCCGTTTGTGCTGGTGACGACGCTGTTCGCCTTGTGGGGTTTCGCGAACGACATCACCAACCCGATGGTGGCGGCGTTCAAGAACATCCTGCTGATCAGCAACTACGAGAGCTCGCTGGTGCAGTCGGCGTTCTATGGCGGCTACTGCGTGATGGCGATCCCGGCGGCATTGTTCATCCGCCGCATGGGCTACAAGGCGGGCGTGCTGATGGGGCTCGCGTTGTACGCCACCGGGTGCCTGCTGTTTGTCCCCGCGGGGCAGGCGATGGCGTTCTCCGCGTTCCTGACCGCGTACTTCATCATGACCTCCGGCCTGGCGTTCCTCGAAACCACGGCCAACCCCTATATCTTGGCGATGGGGCCCGAGCACAACGCCCCCCGCCGGCTCAACTTCGCGCAGGCGTTCAACCCGGTGGGGTCGATCATCGGCATGATCACCGCCCGTAACCTAATCCTCGCGCGGCTCGACCCGGCCGACGAGGAGGCCCGCCGCGCGCTGGCCGAGTCTGAGCCCGCCGCCTTCGAGGCGATCCAGCGTTCGGACCTGGCAGTGATCGTCGGCCCGTACGTGACGCTCGGCCTGGTGGTGCTGGGCGTGCTGGTGGTGTTCGCGCTGGCGAAGCTGCCCCAGGGCGAGACCTACGAGAAGGGCGACTCGCGGCTGCTGCCGACCCTGGGCCGCCTGTTCAGCAATCCCCGCTACCTGGGCGGCGTCGTCGCGCAGGCGTTCTACGTTGGGGCCCAGATCATGTGCTGGACGTTCATCATCCAGTACGGCGTCAACGAGCTGGGGATGAAGGCCGAGGTGGCGCAGACCTACAACATCGCGGCGATGATCATCTTCGTCACGAGCCGGTTCATCTGCACCTACCTGCTGAAGTTCGTCAACCCGGGCACGCTGCTGGGCGTGCTGGCGGTGGGCGGCGGGATGCTGGTCTCCGGCGCCATCCTGCTGCCGGGCCAGGCGGGGCTGCTCTGCCTGGTTGGCGTGTCGGCCTGCATGTCGCTGATGTTCCCCACCATCTACGGCATCGCGCTGCGGGGCCTGGGCGACGACGCCAAGCTCGCCTCGGCCGGACTCATCTGCGCCATCGGCGGCGGCTGCGTCATGCCGCCCCTGCAGGGGAAGATCATGGACGGCTCCGCCGTCAATCTCGGCTCCCTCACCCTCTCCGCCACCCGCGCTTCGTTCGTGCTGCCGCTGATCTGCTTCGTGGTCGTGGCCGTCTACGGCTTCGCCACCTCCAAGCGGCAGGCAGCGTGA